The sequence cgggcacagtggctcacacccggaatcccagcactttaggaggccaaagtgcaCAGAtcgctttgagctcaggaatttgagaccagcctgggcaacatggcaaaaccctgtttctacaaaaaaaaaaatacaaaaaaaaattagccaggcgtggtggttcacacctgtagtcccagctactcaggaggctgaagctggagaatgcttgaacccaggaagcagaggttgcagtgagctgtgatcgcgctactgcactccagcctgggtgacagagcaagattctctctcaaaaaaaaaaaaaaaaagaattaaaacatccatgaaaataaaatactacatgCCCTGCCTGCATCAATATTCAGGATAAATAAAACCTACCTCAAAAGTCCCAGCCTTTAAAAGGTTGACCTGGTCATGCTGAGAGAGATCTCTGAACCCAGGAATacgctttgcaaattccaccacTTCTTTCACCGCTGGAGTGAAGCTCATCGAAaattcttcccagatttcatgtcCCGATTTATGAGGATCCACATAAGGAGACTTACTCATTGGACAAACCTGGTATACACAAAGCGGAAAAACTCTTAAATACTAAGAGGTGGTAAAGAAATGTCAAAAGCAGCATCTCAATTATCAGAAACCCCAACATGAATTTAACCCCCAAAACACAAGTAAAATCTACTGAAATATTAGCACTTTATCCATTTGCTGCCCACCACACTGTAGAAAGCCTCTTGGCAACCTAATATAAATAGCAATTAACTTATCATTAAAAAAACATAGCCTAAGCAAAAATACCATCTATATCAAGCTATTTCAAACACCTGTTGCACAGGTTTAAGAGTTTATTTTGTAACACTGCTGCCACCTTATGCTAGTATATGGTGTTTTATAATTTCGCAAACAAATTCACTTGTTTGATTCTCAATCTTTTATGGCAGACTGTAATTTCCATTTCTTAGGTGGAGAAATGAGACTCCGAGAGGTTTAGTGATTTGTCCAACACAGCTAGAAGTCACAGGTCTAGGCCCAAATTCACATTTAGTTAACATTTCAAAAATCCCTTATTTCTAAATAGGCAGAATTACAATGTTGTAATTTCCAACAGGAAAAAACAGCAAGGTGTCTCGTTTTGTTAAAAAGGTCACTCACTGCCTggccgggcaaagtggctcacgcctgtaatcccagcactttgggaggccgaggcaggcggatcacaaagtcaggagttcaagaccagtctggccaacatggtgaaaccctgtctctaccaacaattaaaaaaattagccagacatggtggcgtgcacctgtagtcccagctactcgggagactgaggcagaaaaatcgcttgaaccaggagacggaggttgcagtgagccaagttcataccactgcactccagcctaggtgacagaatgagactcaaaaaaaaaaaagtcactgcccatttgtttcaaaaacaatggtgtgatcactgacttctacttgttcaattagGAAACAAAGACTGCACATACAGGTGTGCCTTCTAAATGAGGATTAGGTGAGGGAAAACAGGAAGCCAAGAAGTTATttcaaaaacaccaaaaagaTGATGAAACACATTCTGTATATTCTATTAGTAAAATCAGCCTTTAAATTTTCACTAAATCCACACAAAATCTAGGAATGGGATGATTACAAAACCATGGAGAATATCATGAAATCAGAACCCAAATGTCTACAGATTTTTCCTTCATTAAGGCAGCCacttggctaggcatggtggctcaagcctgtaatcccagcacttctggaggctgagatgggcgaatcacttgaggccaggaattcaagaccagcctggccaacatggtgaaacctgtctctactgaaaatacaagaattagccaggcatggtgacacacgcctgcaatcccaactactccgggcatgagaagtgcttgaacccaagaggtagagcttgcaatgagctgaggtcgcaccactgcactccagcctgggcaacagagcaagactgtctaaaaaaacaaaacaaaacaaaacaaaaaataaaaaagcaactaCTTAGCCTAACAAAAGGTCCACAGAATCAAATAACTGCAAGtgacaacaaaaaatttaatgaaGATTGAGGTAGAGTCaactattttgaaaatgaaaaagacgACTTTAATTACCTGTCAGTAGAAAATACCAAGTACTATCAAAGGACCTCATGGTTTAAACTGGAAATGGTGTGGTACTGTTGTTTTTGATGAAATTCTGGCTGAATATGAACACTGTACTTTCATGTAGAATGTCGTATttgatggaaaaatagaaaagcttGAATGATATGACCAACATTAAGTCATCTCATAAGATGAAGTCTGAGAAAATCCTTAGAAACTAGCCTATGAAATTAAAATACTCCTAAATTTATCAAACAATAAAACATCTATGTTCTATACCCAAAGATCTTTTGGcataaaaatggtttaaaaaaaaaaaaaaaaacctctttctaTAGAAATCAAAGAATTTTTAACTATGGCAAGCGAAAAGTTCAGCCCTTTGAGAAAATTCCAAAGCTAGTAAGGTACTAATTAATCAGAATGCTTAAATTTTCAAAGGGATTTCCAAGAATTAAAGGACCAATTGTGcatgaataatattttacataaaatcctAATCCCAATCCCAGATCAATCAAATCACATGCTTTGTACCTAGCTGGGTGTGAAATTAGGTCATTCATCAAATgatgtttattaaaattatttgaccTAAAATACTGTACAAAATTAAGTCTGTAAATTCCTTAGGTTTTCTGACACCATCCCCCCAGGTTAGCATATCTcccaaataaaattttcaaagctTTCCCTGATACAATGTAAGCAAAAAATTGATTTCACTATACCAGATGCATTCTCCCTCCAGTGTTGCACAGGTAACTATTCTTGTTCTCATTCTGAGAAAATCCATCTATCGGAACTCTATCACATACTCTTTGAGTATAAGCATTGGAGAAGTTCATACAATGTCCATTTGCAATACAAATGGCATGCCCATTTGGGTAATGCATTATGTTCCTCCCTTTAAACTGTCCATTGAGATGCTGCTGGCTCTCACTACAGGGAAAATGGCTGCTAAGCCCATTGCCACAATGATCATGATTTAAATTATATTGCTCCATGTTCTTGGGAATCCGTTCTCCTCTCTGGGGCTGCATGCTCTCAGCTGAGTTTTCTCGCTGCTCTTGATTATACATAAAGGTATCCTTGTGAGCTCTGGTCACCATGCCAATCACTTCTTCCTTTGCGAAAtcagaagagggaggagaagagcTTTTGATGTTTTCTTGTTCCAGTTGGGGCTTGGGTCGCAGCTGATCCTGAGCTGGTAAGGCTGTCTGTTCATGATGTTCTACTAATGTGTCATTTTGCAAGTGACCACTGAATTGGCTGTTCATCATGGTCTTCATCGCACTTTGCATTTCAATTAGCATCCTCTGTTTTTCACGCTTAGGAATACGACCAAACCGAACAGCTAttgaagaaaaagatatttaacatCTATATTCTAAATAAGACCTGTTTTGTATAAAAGAATAACACAAAATTATCCAATAGCTATGGCCTCTAGTCATACATACAAAGAATGAGTCTACACATTTCTGGTTCACATTTTTCTAAACTTGCTGGTCTTGATACACCAAAGGAAgtaggagagggagagaaaatttTCCAGTTTCCCCCAAAACAAAGTTAAGGAAATGTATCTCCTACGTATTTTATAAGCAAAGtctaagaaaagaaataggaaatttggacgggcacagtagctcatgcctgtaatctcagtactttgggaggctgagctgggtggactgcctgaggtcaggaatttgagaccagtctagccaacatggtgaaaccccgtctctactaaaaatacaaaaagtagccaggtgtgatggcggtcgcctatagtcccggctactctggaggctgaggcaggagaactgcttgaacccaggaggcagaggttgcagtgagctgagatggtgccaaaccactccagcctaggcgacagagcaatactccatctccacctcaaaaaaaaaaaaaagaaagaaagaaaaagaaaaaagaaataggaaattagCTAATGAAAACCAGTTTGAAGCAGACCAGTATTACTACACAGCTCCTTACTAACAAAGCTGAGGACTGTTCCCAGGAAGGCATGTGATTCAGCTACATACATCCATTACCATTAATGGAATCTGGTAGGTACAAAC is a genomic window of Macaca mulatta isolate MMU2019108-1 chromosome 2, T2T-MMU8v2.0, whole genome shotgun sequence containing:
- the NR1D2 gene encoding nuclear receptor subfamily 1 group D member 2 isoform X2, which produces MEVNAGGVIAYISSSSSASSPASCHSEGSENSFQSSSSSVPSSPNSSNSDTNGNPKNGDLSNIEGILKNDRIDCSMKTSKSSAPGMTKSHSGVTKFSGMVLLCKVCGDVASGFHYGVHACEGCKGFFRRSIQQNIQYKKCLKNENCSIMRMNRNRCQQCRFKKCLSVGMSRDAVRFGRIPKREKQRMLIEMQSAMKTMMNSQFSGHLQNDTLVEHHEQTALPAQDQLRPKPQLEQENIKSSSPPSSDFAKEEVIGMVTRAHKDTFMYNQEQRENSAESMQPQRGERIPKNMEQYNLNHDHCGNGLSSHFPCSESQQHLNGQFKGRNIMHYPNGHAICIANGHCMNFSNAYTQRVCDRVPIDGFSQNENKNSYLCNTGGRMHLVCPMSKSPYVDPHKSGHEIWEEFSMSFTPAVKEVVEFAKRIPGFRDLSQHDQVNLLKAGTFEVLMVRFASLFDAKERTVTFLSGKKYSVDDLHSMGAGDLLNSMFEFSEKLNALQLSDEEMSLFTAVVLVSAGGTSKEDLKVTED
- the NR1D2 gene encoding nuclear receptor subfamily 1 group D member 2 isoform X3 — protein: MKTSKSSAPGMTKSHSGVTKFSGMVLLCKVCGDVASGFHYGVHACEGCKGFFRRSIQQNIQYKKCLKNENCSIMRMNRNRCQQCRFKKCLSVGMSRDAVRFGRIPKREKQRMLIEMQSAMKTMMNSQFSGHLQNDTLVEHHEQTALPAQDQLRPKPQLEQENIKSSSPPSSDFAKEEVIGMVTRAHKDTFMYNQEQRENSAESMQPQRGERIPKNMEQYNLNHDHCGNGLSSHFPCSESQQHLNGQFKGRNIMHYPNGHAICIANGHCMNFSNAYTQRVCDRVPIDGFSQNENKNSYLCNTGGRMHLVCPMSKSPYVDPHKSGHEIWEEFSMSFTPAVKEVVEFAKRIPGFRDLSQHDQVNLLKAGTFEVLMVRFASLFDAKERTVTFLSGKKYSVDDLHSMGAGDLLNSMFEFSEKLNALQLSDEEMSLFTAVVLVSADRSGIENVNSVEALQETLIRALRTLIMKNHPNEASIFTKLLLKLPDLRSLNNMHSEELLAFKVHP